A segment of the Pseudoalteromonas sp. DL-6 genome:
TTTCCGCTGTGGATTTCAGATATTAGTTGGACAGGTATTGAGCTCATTGGGGCGTTAGTCGCCATTATTGTTGTTATTGCGATTGCTGCTTTGGTAACCATGGGGCTTGTTGGCGCGGCGATGGTGGCACTGGCTGGAACTATATTAGCCTTTTTATTCGGATCATTGATGATTGCTTGGCCATTATTGTTTGTGGCAGGGTTATGCTGGTTAATCGCAGATAACAAAAAAGTGGCTTCTTAAACTTAAATTAGCTGCCTAATATTAGGGAATTATGATAAATTTGGACTATATTTTTATGTTTTAACAAGGATTTTACTGATGATTAAACAATGTATTTTAAGTGCAAGTGCATTATTGATGGGTGTTTTTTCGTCTTCGTTATTGGCGCACGAAGGACATGAACACGATAGTGTTGTTGCGCAATTACAAGTAACGCATGCGCAAGTAAGAGAGTTCTTACCTGCCACTAAAGCCAGCGTGGGTTATTTTAGTATTGAAAATCACAGTAATGTACCGGCAACACTCATAAGAGCGACCATAGATGGTTTAGGTCGTGTTGAGATTCATGAGCACGTCCACGCTGATGGTATGATGAAAATGCAAAAAGTAGAATCATTGCTTATTAAAGCCCATCAGCAACTCGATTTTAAGCCGGGAAGTTATCATTTAATGGTGTTTGAACCACAAGAGCCGTTAAAAGTAGGTCAAGAACGCAAACTCACGCTATATTTTGAAGATGGGAATCGAGTGTTCACTAATGCAAAAGTAGTTTCGTTAGCATCGCAATCTGAGCCGGTAAAAGCATCGAAAGATCATAGTCATCATTAGGGGGATAAATGTCACAGCATAAAGGAAAAATAATAACGGCATTGGTATTATTGTTTGTCGTATTTTACGCTATTGCAGTTTACTGGAGCATAGAGCCTGCACGTTTTGATGTGGTACAAAATGCAAAACAACAAGCACAGTTGCGTAA
Coding sequences within it:
- a CDS encoding copper chaperone PCu(A)C, encoding MIKQCILSASALLMGVFSSSLLAHEGHEHDSVVAQLQVTHAQVREFLPATKASVGYFSIENHSNVPATLIRATIDGLGRVEIHEHVHADGMMKMQKVESLLIKAHQQLDFKPGSYHLMVFEPQEPLKVGQERKLTLYFEDGNRVFTNAKVVSLASQSEPVKASKDHSHH